A stretch of Acidobacteriota bacterium DNA encodes these proteins:
- the tuf gene encoding elongation factor Tu (EF-Tu; promotes GTP-dependent binding of aminoacyl-tRNA to the A-site of ribosomes during protein biosynthesis; when the tRNA anticodon matches the mRNA codon, GTP hydrolysis results; the inactive EF-Tu-GDP leaves the ribosome and release of GDP is promoted by elongation factor Ts; many prokaryotes have two copies of the gene encoding EF-Tu), translating to PGDNVALSIELITPIAMEKGLRFAIREGGRTVGAGTISEIIA from the coding sequence CCCGGGGACAACGTGGCGCTGTCGATTGAGCTGATCACGCCGATCGCGATGGAGAAGGGCCTGCGCTTCGCGATCCGCGAAGGCGGCCGCACCGTGGGCGCCGGCACCATCTCAGAGATTATTGCCTAA